Proteins co-encoded in one Euleptes europaea isolate rEulEur1 chromosome 1, rEulEur1.hap1, whole genome shotgun sequence genomic window:
- the PCBP4 gene encoding poly(rC)-binding protein 4 — translation MHSYTMASPDRMSGSDNGLDETELSITLTLRMLMHGKEVGSIIGKKGETVKKIREQSTARITISEGSCPERITTITGSTDAVFRAVSMIAFKLEEDLGTGPTNGSTVSKPPVTLRLVIPASQCGSLIGKAGAKIKEIRETTGAQVQVAGDLLPNSTERAVTVSGVPDAIIQCVRQICAVILESPPKGATIPYHPGLSLGPVLLSANQGFSMQGQYSGLSQAEVTKLQQLSGHPVSFSSLGQTPSIVAGLDSNSQNSSQEFLIPNDLIGCIIGRQGSKISEIRQMSGAHIKIGNQTEGSAERHVTITGTPVSITLAQYLITACLETAKSTSQTPPVDLGMTFSQPLTPSPAPTLTAMAAPPPALLGAPYAISLSNFIGLKPVPFLTLPPSSATGHNGSLATYTTKISTVNATKKAERQKFSPY, via the exons ATGCATTCCTACACCATGGCATCACCAGATAGGATGAGTGGCTCAGATAATGGACTAGATGAAACAGAACTCAGTATCACTCTCACTCTCCGGATGCTTATGCATGGAAAG GAAGTTGGCAGTATCATAGGCAAG AAGGGAGAGACAGTGAAGAAGATACGAGAACAA AGTACTGCCCGGATCACCATTTCAGAAGGCTCCTGTCCAGAGCGGATCACAACTATTACAGGATCCACTGATGCTGTTTTTAGAGCTGTTTCCATGATTGCCTTCAAGCTGGAAGAG GACTTGGGGACAGGACCTACCAATGGAAGCACTGTATCCAAACCACCTGTAACACTTAGGCTAGTCATCCCAGCCAGCCAGTGCGGCTCACTTATTGGCAAAGCAGGAGCCAAAATAAAGGAAATTCGAGAG ACCACAGGAGCACAAGTCCaggtggcaggagacctcctCCCCAACTccactgagagagctgtgacagttTCGGGAGTACCGGATGCCATCATCCAGTGCGTGCGACAGATCTGTGCTGTTATCCTAGAG TCACCACCAAAAGGAGCCACAATTCCCTATCATCCCGGCCTCTCCTTGGGACCGGTTCTCCTCTCAGCCAATCAG GGATTCTCCATGCAGGGGCAGTACAGTGGCTTGTCTCAAGCTGAA GTGACGAAGTTACAGCAGCTTTCTGGACACCctgtttcattttcttctttggGGCAAACTCCGTCTATAGTAGCAG GTTTGGACTCAAATTCTCAGAACAGCTCCCAGGAGTTTCTGATTCCAAATGAT CTTATAGGCTGCATAATCGGCCGCCAGGGCAGCAAGATCAGCGAGATACGGCAGATGTCTGGAGCACACATCAAGATTGGGAATCAGACCGAAGGCTCCGCTGAACGTCACGTGACCATCACGGGCACCCCAGTCAGCATTACTTTGGCTCAGTACCTCATCACGGCCTG TTTAGAGACGGCCAAATCTACCTCCCAGACGCCCCCCGTTGACCTCGGCATGACCTTCTCCCAGCCCCTCACTCCTTCACCAGCCCCAACGCTGACAGCCATGGCTGCACCTCCCCCAGCCTTGCTTGGTGCCCCCTATGCTATCTCCCTCTCCAACTTCATCGGCCTGAAACCTGTTCCCTTCTTGACTCTGCCCCCTTCCTCAGCCACGGGGCACAATGGCAGCCTTGCCACCTACACGACCAAGATCTCCACAGTCAATGCCACAAAGAAGGCTGAGAGACAGAAATTCTCCCCATACTGA